One genomic window of Dama dama isolate Ldn47 chromosome 7, ASM3311817v1, whole genome shotgun sequence includes the following:
- the LOC133059466 gene encoding LOW QUALITY PROTEIN: protein regulator of cytokinesis 1-like (The sequence of the model RefSeq protein was modified relative to this genomic sequence to represent the inferred CDS: inserted 2 bases in 1 codon; deleted 1 base in 1 codon; substituted 1 base at 1 genomic stop codon), with amino-acid sequence MRRSEVLAEESILCLQKALNHLREIWELIGIPEDQRLQRTEVVKKHIKDLLDMMIAEEESLKERLIKSIAVCQKELNTXCSELNVEPFHEEGETTILQLEKDLRTQVELRRKQKKERKQELKILQEQDQELCEILCMPYYEIDSTSVPSLEELNQFRQHVATLRETKASRREEFVNIKRQIILCMEELEHTPDTSFERDVVCEDEEAFCLSLENIATLQILLWQLEVREAQHEAVCEGLRAQIRELWDRLQIPAEEREAVATVMTGSKAKVRKALQLEVDRLEELKMQNMKKVIEAIRVEVAQHWDKCFYSQEQRRAFAAYYSEDYTENLLQLHDAEIVRLRNYYEVHKEFFEGVQKWEESWRLFLEFERKASDPSRFTNRGGNLLKEEKQRAKLQKTLPKLEEELKARIEMWEQEHSKAFVVNGQKFMEYVTEQWEMHRLEKERAKQEQQLKNKQTETEMLYGSAPXTPNKRRGLAPSTPGKVRKLNTTTMSNATANSSIWPVFSGTVYRSPVSRLPPSGSKPVITSTCSGKKMSRAVKHGANKENLELNGSILSGMFT; translated from the exons ATGAGGAGAAGTGAGGTGCTGGCAGAGGAGTCCATACTATGTCTCCAGAAAGCCCTGAATCACCTTCGGGAAATATGGGAATTGATTGGCATTCCAGAGGACCAGCGGTTACAAAGAACTGAGGTTGTAAAGAAGCACATCAAGGACCTCCTGGATATGATGATTGCTGAAGAGGAAAGCCTGAAGGAAAGACTTATAAAAAGCATAGCCGTCTGTCAAAAAGAACTGAACAC CTGCAGCGAGTTAAATGTTGAGCCTTTTCATGAAGAAGGAGAGACAACCATCTTGCAACTAGAAAAGGATTTGCGTACTCAGGTAGAActgaggagaaaacagaaaaaggagagaaaacaagaactgaaaattcttcaagaacaAGATCAAGAACTGTGTGAAATTCTTTGCATGCCCTATTATGAAATCGACAGCACCTCAGTTCCCAGCTTAGAAGAGCTGAACCAGTTTAGACAACATGTGGCAACTTTGAGGGAAACAAAGGCATCTAGGCGTGAGGAGTTTGTTAACATAAAGAGACAAATCATACTGTGTATGGAGGAATTAGAGCACACTCCGGACACAAGCTTTGAAAGAGACGTGGTGTGTGAAGATGAAGAAGCCTTCTGTTTATCTCTGGAAAATATTGCAACACTACAGATA TTGCTCTGGCAGCTGGAAGTGCGAGAAGCACAACATGAAGCAGTGTGTGAGGGGCTGCGTGCTCAGATACGAGAGCTCTGGGATAGGTTGCAAATACCTGCAGAAGAAAGAGAAGCTGTGGCCACGGTTATGACTGGGTCGAAGGCCAAGGTCCGGAAAGCGCTGCAGTTAGAAGTGGATCGGTTGGAAGAACTGAAAATGCAAAACATGAAGAAGGTGATCGAGGCAATCCGAGTGGAGGTGGCGCAGCACTGGGACAAGTGTTTCTACAGCCAGGAGCAGAGGCGGGCGTTCGCCGCCTACTACTCCGAGGACTACACAGAAAATCTGCTCCAGCTCCATGATGCCGAGATCGTGCGGTTAAGAAACTACTATGAGGTTCACAAAGAATTCTTTGAAGGTGTCCAGAAGTGGGAAGAAAGCTGGAGGCTTTTCTTAGAGTTTGAGAGAAAAGCTTCAGATCCAAGTCGATTTACAAATCGTGGAGGAAATCTTCTAAAAGAGGAAAAGCAGAGAGCCAAGCTCCAAAAAACACTCCCTAAGTTGGAAGAGGAGTTGAAAGCAAGAATTGAAATGTGGGAACAGGAGCATTCAAAGGCATTTGTGGTGAATGGGCAGAAATTCATGGAGTACGTAACAGAACAGTGGGAGATGCACCGGCTGGAGAAGGAGAGGGCCAAGCAGGAACAACAACTAAAGAACaagcagacagagacagagatgctCTATGGCAGTGCTCCGTGAACACCCAACAAGCGGCGAGGACTGGCACCCAGCACTCCAGGCAAAGTGCGCAAGCTGAACACTACCACCATGTCCAATGCTACGGCCAACAGCAGCATTTGGCCTGTCTTTTCGGGGACAGTCTACCGCTCCCCTGTGTCTCGACTTCCACCTTCTGGCAGCAAGCCAGTCATCACTTCCACCTGTTCGGGGAAAAAAATGTCCCGTGCCGTCAAGCATGGAGCCAACAAGGAGAACCTGGAACTCAATGGCAGCATCCTCAGCGGGATGTTCACTTAA